From the genome of Mastacembelus armatus chromosome 21, fMasArm1.2, whole genome shotgun sequence:
CCCGGTTTCTTGTTTTCGGCTGGAAGTTGTGTTGTAGTGCTGCCACTATGCGGGCAGTCGAGCACATGTCATCTGGTTTGACTGTGTCGTATCTCCCGGACGGTCTGTGCAGTTTTGAACCACCCACTCTGATACTTTCACACCGGGTTAGACGCGACCAAGGGGCCCGCTGGTGTGAAACTGGTGCTGTGTTTCCTGGCAGACTTCACCTTTGAGAAAATGTCTCAGGGGCCTGAATCAGCGGGTTGGGATTTGTGCAGAGGTTTGATGTGTCTGCTTAGGCCGTCGACGAAGAGCTGTCTAGTATTTTCTGCGTGTGTTTgtccggtgtgtgtgtgtgtgtgtgtgttgtctggcCCCGAGCGCAGACGTCCTCAGACGGCCCGGCGCGCGCGCACGCGGCTAATGGCCGTGACGCAGAGGCACGTGCAGCGCGAGCGAGCCAGCTGTGGACGTGATCCGCTCCGCCAACCTCACGCTGTGACAATAACACGATCAAACAATGACTAAAAGAGCACATGTGAAGGCAGTGGCAGGGCTGCAGCGCATTTCCACGCTGCTCAGCAGCTCCGATGAATGGATTTTATTATCATGCAGTGAAATGAGGTCAAATGGATACCGACcctgagaataaaaaaaatggtaGCCTGTAACCTCCATTCAAAATCTCCTGTTTCTTGTGGCTAACCCGACACAATTTAGACTAATTTGACACTTGATTCATCTGCTTTTTGAGGTAGATCAAAGCAGACAGGGACAAAAATTGATTGATTTGGTCGACCTGACTGCTTCTATTTAACAACCAAAGGACAGTAGACAATAATCCaaggagattaaaaaaagtCTAGTCTGTTATTGCATTAGTTTGCCTCCTTTCACAAAATCAAAGAAACTAGGATGATATTGACCCAAGGCTTGTCTTGTCCCGAGGTGCACCCTTATTGGTTGTTCTCTGTTGCTATGGCACCAGACATCAGATGCTGAAGTTTCATGTGCGACTTCTGTGTTGATGCAGCAGGAAGCATTTGTAGTTGCAGTGATGGAGAGTCAGAGGGAgtgatgtgtgcatgtgtgtgtatgtgtgacacgTATCTGAACAACTGTACTGACTAATGAGTCTGATTCACATACAGTCATTTATGCTGTAGTgcgtctgtctgtgttttgtatgtcaGTTATATCAAGAAACACCTAACTAAAtctaataaaatataatcattGAGAACTCTGAGAATTTTCTCCAGCCAGCAGATCCCCataaccctaaataggaataataaGTGGGTATATGGGATGGGATGAATGTATGGATGATTTGAAACATGACAATTATGAAGCCAACCCTTTAGCTTTCTTACCACCATCCACTTGATTTTTGAGTttcagaaaataatgttttgaagAATTTTTTTGACTCATGCATGACTGTCTAATCCTTCCACTGCAGTTAAAACATAATGAGTGCTATGTTACCTGTGTCACTCATGTTGTATATACGCCTTGTCTTTTATCACAAGCCCACAAGTCTGTGCTGCCTGGAATGACTCACAGGAGCTTCCATTAAAGAAGGTATGTTTGTGAACTAGACCCAAGAAAGTAAACCAAAGAAGTCTGGATGGCTTTTTTCATGAAATTCAATAATCCCACGTTCAAAAAAGGGACAAAAATACATTCTGCAACCTTGAATGTTGGCAACTAGACTCACatcttgtattttttcatttcttctaaAAACAGATGATCCATCAAATATtgcacagtaaaaacacaccgaaaaaaatattttaaaaaatattttaaagattttaaaagcaAGAGTCACGGAAACCATCAGTAAAAGATGCAGACAAGTTTGGAGCATGTAGTTAATGTTTGGTGGGTCTCTTAGGCAGTAGCACCTATTCCTCTTTTGGCCCTAGAGAAACAGGCCAGTGGATAATGGTTAATTCCAAAGCATCAGCAAGGCTTTGCACGTGAATGTGCACATGCTACTGTATATGACTTCTTCGAGGTCCGAAGGACATTTGGCAAATGATTAGAAACGTCAGTCATCCACAGTGCACACAACTTTTCATATTATTCCAATAAGGAAGAGGTTGCAGAGTTAATTCGTGAGAAGGTTAAAGTTTGCTCCTTCAGAAGGCTTTGCACATAATATAGCCTAGATTTCAAGCACCTAAACATCCTATGAGGATGACAAATGTCAGGCTCCATGGGATTTTATCAAACTCCATTTTACTCAGCAGAACAGGCATCAGTGCTGTCCTACTAGATGAGCAGAGATCCAGAGTTTTGGTTCTTATGAAGCCCAGAGAGCCAGTGAGCAGGTTGAGGTAAATCCTCTTCTTCTTAGTTAAGTTTGGCACTAATGCGTATCCACTGAAGAGCCTGTCTGGTGTACTGGACTGCGTGAGTAATGCTACTATGAAGGGTCAATGGTCCAGACAAAGTATTCAAGTAGTTGAAGAATTCTGTAATGAGAGAAAAACACTGCTCTGAAAAAATCGAAAACAAGATATGCACATTTTGGGATTGTCATGAAAATCTGTTAAGAATAGCATTTCCATTATAAGTACCCTTGTTCTCATTTGCAAGGTTGTCTGCAACCTCCCAGTACTCATAACTGTAAAGGACACTATTGGTAATGTTCAGGTGATTTGCTGCCATCTGGTGGATGCGTTGGGGAATGCTTATGAGCGAGGGGGAGGTGCTTCCCCCATGTGAACCCCGTCCAACGTATTTAGCATTGGGTGAGAGTGAAGATGGGGGTCCTCCGGTACCCCTAAGAGTGAAAGTACATGTACAACAGAATGATAGTGTTAAATAGTTTCAGTGGCCGGAACgaatgaaacaaataaataataccAAGTTATTATCCACCTACTTCCCAGAATCATTCCAACCAGGTGGTGTAGTAGGCACTTTAGGAGAACTCTGTAATGACAGCATAAACAACCCGAAAATTTATCAAATCCAGATGTTTATAttgtaccacacacacagcctgtaaATCTATGTAAATGTCTGCATGTAGACCTTTTTTAGACATACCTTAAAATAGTCCAGCAGCACTTTGGAGTATTTCAATGCATGGTCCTTCTTTAAACGAAACATCTGCCAGTAAAGTAGGGCAAGGCATCGGAAACTGTGGACACACACGCGCAATTCAAAGAGACTCAGATGGACCACAAGTCATACTCAAAATGCAGATCCTCTAGTGTGATGATAGATGTGGCGTAAACAGAGGACTTGACATACGTACCAAAGCACTGCCAGCTGTTTGTCTTCCTGTCTCGCCCCAGGGCCAGAGTGGCCCTTCAGCCTCATTGCGTACCTTAAGACACAGGACTGTTAACAATGGAGCTGCAgtttatacatatatgtatgtgtcCGTGAGTTATTTTTCAAATCCAAATGATTTGTATCTGTTTTTGCACGAACGTGTGGCTCACCTTATGAGCTCCACTGTCTCTGAGTACATGGTATAAGGAGATTTAGACTCAAGTGGCCCTTCCTCCATTGCTTTCCCACATTCCATGAAGGAGAGAGCAGCATCAACATAATTAACAGCCTTCCCCAGCTTGTCCACCTGGAATAACGTACAGAGAGCTAAGATTACAAATGGGGCTGGTCCCCATCAAGAAACTGGCCTGCTAGCTGGCGAGATATGATAATTATATACTGATTGCGCAAGAGCAAGACCCATTGTATAaagtatactgtaaatacattgtATATGCATATTCTCTGCAAACCGAAATACTGTGTACAAATGGAAATTgttatatttcccaaaatgttgaagcATTGCCTCCAATATGtgatcatcatttttattttgcttcacTGTGAGCAATTTCTACTCAATCAAAGTTCAAGGACTCACCATTGCATCAGCACGGTGCTTCATCCTTTTGGCTTCGTGTAAGTAGTACTCAGCATGATGTGGACTGGGAAGATgaacaaaatgcagaaaaataaagaaaatgcagtACAGCCTGAGTATCTTATTATCTGagaaaaaacaagcagtgcGGACCACTGTGTAGACTAAAATATAATTGCTCACGGTTCATGGTTTGGCACAGCACCCCTGTGTCCTGTAGGGCCCCAGGACTCGGAAGGTATTTGTGACTGCCTTGACACTTTAACGCATTCCACCTCCATCTTGGGCTGAGTTTACAGGTTAAAAAGAGATTTATTAAacccaaatactgtatgtaatgtTAAGATTAATCTATGAGAGTAAATGCTTCGTGTTACCTTTACAGCAGAATCTTTATTCTTGTCTCTGTTCTTGTGGTTGTGATGCTGCTCTGAAGTCTTGCTTTTGGAGGGAGGCTTAGTGGGCTCGGGGCTGACTGCCAAAGGGGACAGGGGAGACAATGGCCTCTTGCTGTCTAAGTACTCCTCCAAGTACCTGCAAGTGCACACACCCACTCATATAATTTGGAattgaaatataaatacatacttGTATATATTTGCATATGAGAAAAAGGGGTGTTTTTATACCCATTGTGTGTGGTCTCAGTGACAAAGTTGTGCTctgctgtgtgagctgcagACTCTGAGCGGCCTGAGAGGTGACTCACATTATGAAGACTCTTCTTACTTTCCCTGTGTGATACACCATTCTCTAACTGGacggacacaaacacacatgcatggttTGAAAAACAAGACTATACCTGCCTGATGCTTTCTGCTTCATATTcatgcacagaaaacatgtcCAGTTACATCATTCAGCAGAGAAGAAACACCAATACATGTTGTCTACCTTGCGTTTCCTTTTGTTGTCTATTGTTACGACCTCAGGTACATGGGAGTGTTTCATAGCTTCTCTTTGCTTGTCCTTGGTCGatgaagagcaggaggaggagggggcttTATTAGTAGAATTAGTAGTGCTGTCTGGGACCCTTTTGAGAAGGCAGAGGTCTATTTGAACCACCAGATTTCTAAGACCTCGCTGCGAATGCACGGTTGCCTGGTCACTTCGTCCAAATGGGACTAGGGTGTAGAGTTTTTGCTTTGCCTCACTCTGTTGCCCATCACTTTGATTACCGGGGGCGGGCCCTCTGGGGTGCACTGCCTTTGGCTTGTTGCCGTCAGGTCGGCTTGGGGCTTGTTGCCTTCTCTTTATAGGTCTCTTGTGGGAGGTGGAGTCTGCTGAAACTTTGGTGATCCGTGCCTGATATTCAGAATCTGACTCTGAATCTGAATTTGAAGAggcagaggatgaggagggtgGTCTCTGAGGAGTGGTGGAACGTGACAGGGGAGGTGATGAGTCTGGCTGTAACTCTCTGTCCTCCTCACTTCTCCCTCCCTTTTTTGTCCTCCCCTGGTTGTGTAAGTCGTCCCGAAGGAGGTGTCGCTCTGCGTTGGGAGGCTGTCTCTTTTTGGCCAGGACTGTCTGCCATTCGCGTCTGTGTTGCTGCTCCTTGTTCTTCCTATGTTCTCCTCTtgctgtctcctctctcctcctctgcctctctagtactctctcctcctcctcttcctcctcctcttcttccgCTGAACTCTGGATCCAGGGACGTCTCAGTAGCTGCTCTTCCGCCAGCCTCctgtcttcctttctctcctgttttccttgttgtttttccttATGTCTGTCCTCTTTTCTTTCGTGTTTTCTCCCCTCTATTTGGGTGAGATTTCCTCGGTTGTCCACCTCCTGTTCCTTGGTAAGGGGtttcttctgtgttgtttttgtgtgattaACATGCACGGACGTTGGTGCTGTAGCCTCCCACGACAAGGCCCTAGGTTTTAAACAAGAACTGGATGTAGAGTTCACCACAGCATTACAATTACTAGCAGCTTTAGAGGTAGACTGGGAATCTGAGCTGGTTTCTCGACTAGAAATAACTAAGTGCTTTGCTTTTGTGGGGCTATGTTGTGAGTTAGGTGGAAGCAGAGGCCTCTGCTTCTGTTTCAAGCTGTGACTGGGTCTGCCACCATGGATTTGCTCAAAATGTGATATATGTTTAGCTTTGGGAGTCTTAGAGAGCTCTTTAGAATTTGGATGAAAGTTAGACTTGGGTCTAGATTTGTAATTCTGATACTGGTTAGAGTTTAAAACAGTTGAAATCTTGGTTTTGCTTTGGCCCTGGTCCTGTGTGGGTCGACTCTTGGACTTATGATGTTGAGTTGGCTGAAGATGAGAGCTACTTGTGTGCTTGTTCTTGGTGTCAGTATTAGGCAGCGTAGTAATCCATGGCCTAATTCTTGTCCTGTGGGGGTTAGCAGTTAGACTAGGCTGTGTTTGGTTTGGACTCAAAGGTCCAGGGTAGCGATCAACCCTGGAAGGAGGAGGTAGACTTGGGCTTGGGCTTCTTGGAGGTTCTCTAGGTATAGGGCTAGGGCTACGGCTGGCTCTTGGGCTCCCATATGGACTGGGGAAAACACTTAAAACCGGACTGGGAATTGGGCTATGTCTTGGGCTAGGTGTAGGACTTGGACAGGTGCTGGTAAATGGGCTGGGGCTAGGGCAGTAGCTGTAACCAGGACTGGGTAGAGGGCTGTTGTTGTGGTTGTAACTGAATTGTGGGCTGGGAATAGGGCTTTGGCTAGGGCTATATTCCTGATTGCTGTCCCAGGCTCTGGCTGGAGATGGGGCTCGCTGAATATGGGGAGAAGGCAGGCGTCCTGGAATGCCCAGGGAAGGATCCTGTTCACTGCTGGCAGATTTTTTGCGGGATTTCTTCAACCATTTATCCAACTGCCACTGGGCAGCAGAGGGGTGATCAGTCTTAagaaagcacagaaaaagacagatagaataatgataaatatgaacaaaaaacaaacatattaaaaaagTCCTTGCTGATTTTGTtgctttaaacacacactggcagCGGTGGAAGAACTCAAGGTAAATCATATGGAAATACTCAAACACTACAAAGTCCCACATTAACATCTAGTGTGTAAGTAGCATATTAGTGTGGAAACTGGTTCAAAAGCAGCAAAATTCAACTACTTTGTATATTTTTGGCTCAATTGCTAAAAATTCAAAAGCATCAGTCTTATAAAGAAAACTGCAGATAGACCTGCTAGAAAAACTGTGCAATAAAAGtatgtgactttgtttttaatttaaatgaatctGTCTGATCATTTGACTCTATCTAGAAACAAGAATGTATAAGGTAAGTTTTCATACCAGAATTATGACATAAGAAACtggttttacaaaaaaatgtaggaaaatatttgctttgaaaaaaagccaaaatattCTTACTGCACTAGTGGGTTTTTCTGAGATATTTTAAGGAAATATGAGCTTAAGAATCAATTTTAAACTAAAATGACTTGATAGAAAGAATTTGTTACAGGGAACATACacatcatattttaaaagatgGACTATTGCAAAAGTTGAAGTGTGCAAATACAACAACATTTGCACATTCCAACAGAGCCATATAACATGCACTACATTCACTGCATATACGAACTGCTCCATAGCTGCTATTAAAACGATTGAAATACCAGATGACAAATTTGGATTATGACTCATGTCTAAAAACTGGCAATATAATCTTCTTTAATTAGCTTGCTTTACTACATAGCCTCACATTCCCCATCTGTGCTTACAGTAGCTCAACCCCCATCCAATTATGTCAAATGACTCACTTGATGTTTGCTTAACAACTGGTTTGGTAACTGtaagaaagagaagaacagcaggagtttttaactcaaatgaaaaaaaagtggaTACTCACAGCTGAAGAGAAAACTTTGTTCCCTGCCTCACgttctctttttctcagttAGCTGATCAGGAGCTAATTTAAACCCCTATTCCTCAAGTCAAACAGTGCCCCCCTCTCAACATCCCTCACCCTTTTTCCAAAGAAGACACTGCATCTCTTGTACCGTCTCGGCTGCCCTCCCCTCCttcttttctgtccctccctctttttctcactaCCTGGAACTCTGGATTTGCTGCTTCCACAACGCCAACCCCCATCTCTTCCCTAGGAGACACTCAAACACTctacataaatgaaaaacacatggtGCACACtccccccaacacacactccactctctccctctctgtaggGGCCCAATGTAGTGCAGGTTTACTAATACAGTCTGCTATGTCATACAGGGCTTTCCATTCATAAAAGAAGAGCAGGTTTGCCCTTCATTCCCCACATACCACGTCTCAAACCAGCCCCCACAATGCCCCTCACCTCCAACAGCCCACCATGCATACCACGCTCTACACTTCAGCACAGATGAAATGCTAGTTGTCCACATTGTCTTGTGCAAGTCCATCTGTAGATGTCAGTGTGAAGTCAAATCTTGATGACTTCCACCTCCTGAGGGTTTTCGACTTTAAGACACAGCCTGTTGACATGACACCCAAGCACTAATTCCCAAAGCTACCTCTGCTTCTCGACCCCCCCATCCTTTCtgtccctcctccacctctccagCTCACATGCATTCCTCATGTCTCTGTTCCTCCCCACACCTGCAGTCAACTGCCCTGAGCCCCCCACCCTGTAGAGAATTCACCCAAATACACTCAACCAGAGGAAGGGACAGACAAATGAGAAatagacagagaaaacagagagcagAAGAGGAGGCTGTGGCTCAGCGTTGGTACCTCCTTGTTGTTGCACGGTGACTGCACATTGGCAGGCGATTCTGGATCTGGCTGAACTTCTGGGCTTTGGCTCCGACTCCGGGAATGAAGGCTACTGCTTCCCGACTCAGCACTGGAGTCTGAGCCGGAGTCTGAGTCCGAACTGGAATGTCTCGCCCGCCTGCCATGTGTGTGCACTCGCTGTGCTGACAGGCTgtcaacacacagacaaacatcagACCGGGGTCAGTGTAGgagcacacacagatacagtagaTAGATACTGTTGTTATTCATAGAACACATGCTCTAACTTATGTCTACAAACACTCAGCAAAAGTAAATACCATGTACATGGTATTTGCAATAGAATACCTCTGTCTGTCCCAGGAAGATGACTCATGAGTGGccttcagaaacacacacacaaaagaaaacacaaaacttatCACCCACAGCAGTAGTGTAGCAAACGGGTTACTACACTTGACTCGTTAAGTCTTCTGTTTGATCACACCATTAAAGACAACATTGAATGATTTCTTCTCATGCTTGCAGAGAAAGCTGCAGAGTGTTACCTTGTGagtgtcatcatcatcactgctgAGTTTCAAGTCGTCAGCAAgcatactgtaaacacacaaacacagtcttcAATGCAGATACACTGATCCACTTTTGCTCTTATGCTACTGATTCTACTCAACTTAGGAATTGACCCATACCAAGTACAGATCCAACATTCTTCTTTTTAAACGTAAACTATGTGTTATTGGAACTGACTGgtattgtttttctgtaatgtaACATAATGCCAGGGGAAACTATAATTGGAAGATCGTAAATTATGGCAAAAACAGAgattttttaataatgttgaTGAAGTAACAGTATTTAGTATGGATAGGCCGCATTATGCTTGatgaaaccaaacaaaaccaaaaccaactGTACCCCAAGTGTTAAGATCAatagtttaataaataaaccaCAAAGTTCATCCTActtatcatttaaaaaataacatacCTTACTCAAATGGCCATTTCTTGTATGAAATATGccaatttaatatatttaaattcaaatacaAACATTGCTCAAAAATTTGGGAAAATAAGCctttgtgcaaatgttttggaaaatgtcCTAAAACGTTTGTGTTACATAACAAATGTGTGATAATGTGAGACATGCAGTTGGCTAACAACGCCAAACatgtgtttcacattaaaaagaGGTTGTAAAGTGTTAACAACCAGGAGCATATCAGTCTCTACTGACAGCGTTCAAGAATGTTAACTGATTTCTGACCTGACCCTTGCTACGTAGCCTAAAACACGATTTAGACTGattctattttgttttctctttaacatctcTAATGTTAATGGTTTTCTTTTGGCTGCACAGATAAGAATGTTCATTATTCTAAATTTCCAAAACTTGCTTAAAAGAGCACATGTGATGTGcataatgtattttattgcCACAGTTGCAGTTCAGGCTTGATGACCTTTGGTGGATCATGTTTCCTCATGCTCTGCTTACGATTTGTGAGGTGCCACATGAGGATGACGGGTCATTCGCAGCTGAACATCGCCTCgacctgagagagagagcgagagagagaaaacatatataaaacCAGGCACCAATTCATATATTAACCATTTTATAGAGCACTAATTGTAAATTACTGCACATATCAGTATGTATGTAAAACTTACTTTGTCTTTGCTGTGCAGTCAGTTGTTTTCCATCCTTAGGACAGgaggacagaaaaaataatgtttagaAATCTTTACACAGTTAAAGCATCGCTCAGCTGCAGAATAATACTGGAGAGAAAAGATCAACATCaatcaattttatttcttgCATACTTCTTTTCTGTCAAAACCTACATAGCCCATAATGCATCTAGAGTGTGGGGTCGTTGTATATTCAGGTGTGTTATTCTAATATCAGCTAATGTAAGCAGATCCACACAAACCTTGGAGTTGTAGAGGATTCGTTGGTCCTGGTCACCCCCTAAGGCTTGCTGGGACGGCCAGGACTGAGTCATGTCCTGTGAAACAGAAATTTTGGGAAGGGGGATGGGGTCAAAGGTGAATTGTGAGACGCCACTGTGAGTAATGATCTTCACATACAGAAACCCCAGGCCTTCTAAAGCTGTCATCACAACATTCTTTATTCCCCTTTCATTTAGGAGTAACTTATAACTCttgtttatacacacacacacacacacacacacacacacaccactgcaaAGAGCCTCATTAAACAGCTGACTTTTGTTATCAGTGCAGTCTCTCTCCACCAGGGGGAGTGTGACTGGGTGGAAATACAGGTCAGCCTCAGTGTCCAGTGTTGGTTGAGAGACATGCATGATTGGACAAGGCGTGTGTACTCTGCAGTACTCTGCATCACTCACTGCATCTTTCTCCAGTCATTTCAGGTAtctgctatttttttaataattcttTATGTTCCAGATTTTCCAGTTCAGGAGGATATATCTCAGTATCATTATACTGTAGAgttgaaaattttaaatata
Proteins encoded in this window:
- the aff3 gene encoding AF4/FMR2 family member 4 isoform X2; amino-acid sequence: MTQSWPSQQALGGDQDQRILYNSKDGKQLTAQQRQSRGDVQLRMTRHPHVAPHKSMLADDLKLSSDDDDTHKATHESSSWDRQSLSAQRVHTHGRRARHSSSDSDSGSDSSAESGSSSLHSRSRSQSPEVQPDPESPANVQSPCNNKETDHPSAAQWQLDKWLKKSRKKSASSEQDPSLGIPGRLPSPHIQRAPSPARAWDSNQEYSPSQSPIPSPQFSYNHNNSPLPSPGYSYCPSPSPFTSTCPSPTPSPRHSPIPSPVLSVFPSPYGSPRASRSPSPIPREPPRSPSPSLPPPSRVDRYPGPLSPNQTQPSLTANPHRTRIRPWITTLPNTDTKNKHTSSSHLQPTQHHKSKSRPTQDQGQSKTKISTVLNSNQYQNYKSRPKSNFHPNSKELSKTPKAKHISHFEQIHGGRPSHSLKQKQRPLLPPNSQHSPTKAKHLVISSRETSSDSQSTSKAASNCNAVVNSTSSSCLKPRALSWEATAPTSVHVNHTKTTQKKPLTKEQEVDNRGNLTQIEGRKHERKEDRHKEKQQGKQERKEDRRLAEEQLLRRPWIQSSAEEEEEEEEEERVLERQRRREETARGEHRKNKEQQHRREWQTVLAKKRQPPNAERHLLRDDLHNQGRTKKGGRSEEDRELQPDSSPPLSRSTTPQRPPSSSSASSNSDSESDSEYQARITKVSADSTSHKRPIKRRQQAPSRPDGNKPKAVHPRGPAPGNQSDGQQSEAKQKLYTLVPFGRSDQATVHSQRGLRNLVVQIDLCLLKRVPDSTTNSTNKAPSSSCSSSTKDKQREAMKHSHVPEVVTIDNKRKRKLENGVSHRESKKSLHNVSHLSGRSESAAHTAEHNFVTETTHNGYLEEYLDSKRPLSPLSPLAVSPEPTKPPSKSKTSEQHHNHKNRDKNKDSAVKPKMEVECVKVSRQSQIPSESWGPTGHRGAVPNHEPPHHAEYYLHEAKRMKHRADAMVDKLGKAVNYVDAALSFMECGKAMEEGPLESKSPYTMYSETVELIRYAMRLKGHSGPGARQEDKQLAVLCFRCLALLYWQMFRLKKDHALKYSKVLLDYFKSSPKVPTTPPGWNDSGKGTGGPPSSLSPNAKYVGRGSHGGSTSPSLISIPQRIHQMAANHLNITNSVLYSYEYWEVADNLANENKEFFNYLNTLSGPLTLHSSITHAVQYTRQALQWIRISAKLN
- the aff3 gene encoding AF4/FMR2 family member 4 isoform X1; translated protein: MPTVLGGKGKLSIVCFLLRCAYSQVTRNQHNSCAKDILEDMTQSWPSQQALGGDQDQRILYNSKDGKQLTAQQRQSRGDVQLRMTRHPHVAPHKSMLADDLKLSSDDDDTHKATHESSSWDRQSLSAQRVHTHGRRARHSSSDSDSGSDSSAESGSSSLHSRSRSQSPEVQPDPESPANVQSPCNNKETDHPSAAQWQLDKWLKKSRKKSASSEQDPSLGIPGRLPSPHIQRAPSPARAWDSNQEYSPSQSPIPSPQFSYNHNNSPLPSPGYSYCPSPSPFTSTCPSPTPSPRHSPIPSPVLSVFPSPYGSPRASRSPSPIPREPPRSPSPSLPPPSRVDRYPGPLSPNQTQPSLTANPHRTRIRPWITTLPNTDTKNKHTSSSHLQPTQHHKSKSRPTQDQGQSKTKISTVLNSNQYQNYKSRPKSNFHPNSKELSKTPKAKHISHFEQIHGGRPSHSLKQKQRPLLPPNSQHSPTKAKHLVISSRETSSDSQSTSKAASNCNAVVNSTSSSCLKPRALSWEATAPTSVHVNHTKTTQKKPLTKEQEVDNRGNLTQIEGRKHERKEDRHKEKQQGKQERKEDRRLAEEQLLRRPWIQSSAEEEEEEEEEERVLERQRRREETARGEHRKNKEQQHRREWQTVLAKKRQPPNAERHLLRDDLHNQGRTKKGGRSEEDRELQPDSSPPLSRSTTPQRPPSSSSASSNSDSESDSEYQARITKVSADSTSHKRPIKRRQQAPSRPDGNKPKAVHPRGPAPGNQSDGQQSEAKQKLYTLVPFGRSDQATVHSQRGLRNLVVQIDLCLLKRVPDSTTNSTNKAPSSSCSSSTKDKQREAMKHSHVPEVVTIDNKRKRKLENGVSHRESKKSLHNVSHLSGRSESAAHTAEHNFVTETTHNGYLEEYLDSKRPLSPLSPLAVSPEPTKPPSKSKTSEQHHNHKNRDKNKDSAVKPKMEVECVKVSRQSQIPSESWGPTGHRGAVPNHEPPHHAEYYLHEAKRMKHRADAMVDKLGKAVNYVDAALSFMECGKAMEEGPLESKSPYTMYSETVELIRYAMRLKGHSGPGARQEDKQLAVLCFRCLALLYWQMFRLKKDHALKYSKVLLDYFKSSPKVPTTPPGWNDSGKGTGGPPSSLSPNAKYVGRGSHGGSTSPSLISIPQRIHQMAANHLNITNSVLYSYEYWEVADNLANENKEFFNYLNTLSGPLTLHSSITHAVQYTRQALQWIRISAKLN